In the Phaseolus vulgaris cultivar G19833 chromosome 7, P. vulgaris v2.0, whole genome shotgun sequence genome, one interval contains:
- the LOC137828847 gene encoding cysteine-rich receptor-like protein kinase 6 isoform X2, translating to MASFNLVHIFTLLSFINFVTSEAQFGNDFSGQNCSGSPTTPNSSFQSNVRTLLSYLSSNATANKPFYNTTVTGTTHSTTVYGMFFCSGDVTPQLCSECVANATNAIFSDPDSYPNCSLSSDAVIGNGDCMFRFSNRYFFSKVDLYPYFGPLNLCILDSEPKQKNFSSLFLKTSKEVVDEAAESPIGEKKYATREARVSGFQTLYCQAQCTPDLSPHDCTECLNSLMPPAAEDNICLPRSFYFSCSLRCEFYPFYRPSTAPAPPEPVLLPDSSNTDSQDPLYLSHNCSSSSNKTMITTDNVFLSNLRTLFTYLSSNSTTKPRFFNTTVDTVSGLFMCRGDLSPDLCRLCVLDATKRIASECRSSNEAIIWYNNCFLRYSNDPFPSTTETSPTYHRFNIKSTSDPNLHQRFFTWTLANALYDAQIDTGGPFKNYGTKEAKLNDHQSLYTLAECTPNIDVFSCRRCLDKIFNSEIPWCCLTSPVGKVFYPSCYMMFGLSPMNSTDHQTESKSTVTGNKKGWSRTLILIVVFVALSVILLSLCCYLRWRKTRKSSYKTLLAKIFGHESVTLKGLQFELNIIKTATNHFSQQNKIGKGGFGEVYKGVLPDGRQVAVKRLSRCSKQDNTQSDKLSWSERYKIIEGTALGILYLHDYSRLKIIHRDLKPSNVLLDENMNPKISDFGMAKIVDLDQDRGNTNKIVGTYGYMSPEYAMLGQFSEKSDVFSFGIMVLEIITGKRNVNVYKSQYEAQYESHTLMEGFMGYVWRQWKDERLLSILDSNIKEDFSEVEVLKCINIGLLCIQEDPNIRPTMSTVISYLNNHSELSSPQDPTFFMRNIHHHIIPQQGSSQDENGYKQSSINDMSVSNFYPR from the exons ATGGCTTCCTTCAATCTTGTCCATATATTTACCCTTCTCAGCTTCATCAATTTCGTAACCAGTGAAGCACAGTTCGGCAATGACTTTTCGGGCCAAAATTGCTCAGGAAGCCCAACCACTCCAAACAGCAGTTTCCAATCGAACGTGAGGACCCTTCTGTCATATTTATCTTCCAACGCCACCGCTAACAAGCCATTCTACAACACCACAGTCACCGGTACAACCCACTCCACCACTGTGTATGGAATGTTCTTTTGCTCGGGCGACGTCACCCCTCAGCTTTGCAGCGAGTGCGTTGCAAACGCAACCAATGCAATATTCTCAGACCCAGATTCATACCCAAATTGTTCCTTGTCTTCAGATGCAGTGATTGGGAACGGCGACTGCATGTTTCGCTTTTCCAACCGTTATTTCTTCTCCAAGGTTGATTTGTATCCATACTTTGGCCCTCTCAACCTTTGCATCCTTGACAGTGAGCCGAAGCAGAAAAACTTTAGCAGCTTGTTTTTGAAAACATCTAAGGAAGTGGTGGATGAGGCAGCCGAATCTCCTATTGGTGAGAAGAAGTATGCCACAAGGGAAGCAAGGGTGTCTGGCTTTCAGACCCTTTACTGTCAAGCTCAATGCACACCTGATCTTTCACCCCATGACTGCACAGAATGTCTAAATTCTCTCATGCCACCTGCTGCTGAAGATAACATCTGTCTACCTAGGTCTTTTTACTTTAGCTGTAGCTTGAGGTGCGAATTCTACCCTTTCTATCGCCCCAGTACTGCTCCCGCACCTCCCGAACCTGTTCTGCTCCCTGATTCTTCCAACACAGATTCCCAAGATCCTCTTTATCTTTCCCACAACTGTTCCAGTTCCAGCAACAAAACCATGATCACCACCGACAATGTTTTTCTATCAAATCTCAGGACCCTTTTCACTTACTTGTCTTCCAACTCCACCACCAAACCTCGTTTCTTCAACACCACCGTCGACACGGTGAGCGGCCTCTTTATGTGTCGGGGGGACCTTTCTCCTGATCTCTGTCGACTATGTGTCTTAGATGCAACCAAACGAATAGCCTCAGAGTGCCGCTCTTCCAATGAGGCAATTATTTGGTACAATAACTGTTTTCTTCGCTATTCCAATGACCCATTTCCCTCCACAACGGAAACGAGTCCTACCTATCACCGCTTCAATATAAAAAGTACTTCTGACCCCAATCTGCATCAAAGATTCTTCACTTGGACTTTGGCGAATGCTTTATATGATGCACAGATCGATACTGGGGGGCCATTTAAAAATTATGGAACAAAGGAAGCAAAACTTAATGATCACCAAAGCCTCTACACTCTTGCTGAGTGCACGCCAAATATAGATGTTTTCTCATGCCGACGCTGTCTAGATAAGATCTTCAACAGCGAAATTCCATGGTGTTGTTTGACGAGTCCAGTGGGAAAAGTATTTTATCCAAGCTGCTATATGATGTTTGGATTGTCGCCAATGAACAGCACTGATCACCAAACTGAATCCAAAAGCACGGTTACAG GAAACAAGAAAGGTTGGTCAAGAACACTTATCTTAATTGTTGTCTTCGTGGCTCTCTCGGTGATACTCCTTTCCTTATGCTGCTATTTAAGATggagaaaaacaagaaaaagtagCTATAAGACTCTTCTCGCAAAAATCT TTGGTCATGAAAGTGTCACTTTAAAGGGCTTGCAATTCGAACTCAATATAATTAAGACAGCAACGAATCATTTTTCGCAGCAGAATAAGATTGGAAAAGGGGGATTTGGAGAAGTTTACAAG GGTGTTCTTCCCGATGGACGACAAGTAGCTGTTAAAAGGCTTTCAAGATGTTCTAAGCAAG ATAATACTCAATCAGACAAGTTAAGTTGGTCTGAACGTTACAAGATTATAGAAGGAACTGCTCTAGGAATTTTATATTTACATGATTATTCACGACTTAAAATTATACATCGAGATCTTAAACCTAGTAATGTTCTCTTAGACGAGAACATGAATCCTAAAATATCAGATTTTGGTATGGCTAAAATTGTTGATTTGGATCAAGACCGTGGAAATACCAATAAAATTGTTGGAACATA TGGATATATGTCACCAGAGTATGCAATGCTTGGACAGTTTTCTGAAAAGTCAGATGTTTTTAGTTTTGGTATCATGGTTCTTGAAATTATTACTGGAAAAAGAAATGTGAATGTTTACAAATCACAATACGAAGCACAATATGAATCACATACTCTTATGGAAGGCTTCATGGGTTAT GTTTGGAGACAATGGAAGGATGAAAGATTATTAAGTATCTTGGACTCCAATATAAAGGAAGATTTTTCAGAAGTAGAGGTTCTTAAATGTATTAATATTGGTTTATTATGTATTCAAGAAGATCCAAATATTAGACCTACCATGTCAACTGTTATTTCATATCTTAACAATCACTCAGAATTGTCGTCTCCACAAGATCCAACATTTTTCATGCGGAACATACATCACCACATAATTCCACAACAAGGATCAAGTCAAGATGAGAATGGTTACAAACAATCATCTATTAATGATAtgtcagtaagtaatttttatCCAAGATAA
- the LOC137828847 gene encoding cysteine-rich receptor-like protein kinase 10 isoform X1 produces MASFNLVHIFTLLSFINFVTSEAQFGNDFSGQNCSGSPTTPNSSFQSNVRTLLSYLSSNATANKPFYNTTVTGTTHSTTVYGMFFCSGDVTPQLCSECVANATNAIFSDPDSYPNCSLSSDAVIGNGDCMFRFSNRYFFSKVDLYPYFGPLNLCILDSEPKQKNFSSLFLKTSKEVVDEAAESPIGEKKYATREARVSGFQTLYCQAQCTPDLSPHDCTECLNSLMPPAAEDNICLPRSFYFSCSLRCEFYPFYRPSTAPAPPEPVLLPDSSNTDSQDPLYLSHNCSSSSNKTMITTDNVFLSNLRTLFTYLSSNSTTKPRFFNTTVDTVSGLFMCRGDLSPDLCRLCVLDATKRIASECRSSNEAIIWYNNCFLRYSNDPFPSTTETSPTYHRFNIKSTSDPNLHQRFFTWTLANALYDAQIDTGGPFKNYGTKEAKLNDHQSLYTLAECTPNIDVFSCRRCLDKIFNSEIPWCCLTSPVGKVFYPSCYMMFGLSPMNSTDHQTESKSTVTGNKKGWSRTLILIVVFVALSVILLSLCCYLRWRKTRKSSYKTLLAKIFGHESVTLKGLQFELNIIKTATNHFSQQNKIGKGGFGEVYKGVLPDGRQVAVKRLSRCSKQGSIEFKNEVLLIAKLQHKNLVAFIGFCLEEEEKILIYEYMPKGSLDYFLFDNTQSDKLSWSERYKIIEGTALGILYLHDYSRLKIIHRDLKPSNVLLDENMNPKISDFGMAKIVDLDQDRGNTNKIVGTYGYMSPEYAMLGQFSEKSDVFSFGIMVLEIITGKRNVNVYKSQYEAQYESHTLMEGFMGYVWRQWKDERLLSILDSNIKEDFSEVEVLKCINIGLLCIQEDPNIRPTMSTVISYLNNHSELSSPQDPTFFMRNIHHHIIPQQGSSQDENGYKQSSINDMSVSNFYPR; encoded by the exons ATGGCTTCCTTCAATCTTGTCCATATATTTACCCTTCTCAGCTTCATCAATTTCGTAACCAGTGAAGCACAGTTCGGCAATGACTTTTCGGGCCAAAATTGCTCAGGAAGCCCAACCACTCCAAACAGCAGTTTCCAATCGAACGTGAGGACCCTTCTGTCATATTTATCTTCCAACGCCACCGCTAACAAGCCATTCTACAACACCACAGTCACCGGTACAACCCACTCCACCACTGTGTATGGAATGTTCTTTTGCTCGGGCGACGTCACCCCTCAGCTTTGCAGCGAGTGCGTTGCAAACGCAACCAATGCAATATTCTCAGACCCAGATTCATACCCAAATTGTTCCTTGTCTTCAGATGCAGTGATTGGGAACGGCGACTGCATGTTTCGCTTTTCCAACCGTTATTTCTTCTCCAAGGTTGATTTGTATCCATACTTTGGCCCTCTCAACCTTTGCATCCTTGACAGTGAGCCGAAGCAGAAAAACTTTAGCAGCTTGTTTTTGAAAACATCTAAGGAAGTGGTGGATGAGGCAGCCGAATCTCCTATTGGTGAGAAGAAGTATGCCACAAGGGAAGCAAGGGTGTCTGGCTTTCAGACCCTTTACTGTCAAGCTCAATGCACACCTGATCTTTCACCCCATGACTGCACAGAATGTCTAAATTCTCTCATGCCACCTGCTGCTGAAGATAACATCTGTCTACCTAGGTCTTTTTACTTTAGCTGTAGCTTGAGGTGCGAATTCTACCCTTTCTATCGCCCCAGTACTGCTCCCGCACCTCCCGAACCTGTTCTGCTCCCTGATTCTTCCAACACAGATTCCCAAGATCCTCTTTATCTTTCCCACAACTGTTCCAGTTCCAGCAACAAAACCATGATCACCACCGACAATGTTTTTCTATCAAATCTCAGGACCCTTTTCACTTACTTGTCTTCCAACTCCACCACCAAACCTCGTTTCTTCAACACCACCGTCGACACGGTGAGCGGCCTCTTTATGTGTCGGGGGGACCTTTCTCCTGATCTCTGTCGACTATGTGTCTTAGATGCAACCAAACGAATAGCCTCAGAGTGCCGCTCTTCCAATGAGGCAATTATTTGGTACAATAACTGTTTTCTTCGCTATTCCAATGACCCATTTCCCTCCACAACGGAAACGAGTCCTACCTATCACCGCTTCAATATAAAAAGTACTTCTGACCCCAATCTGCATCAAAGATTCTTCACTTGGACTTTGGCGAATGCTTTATATGATGCACAGATCGATACTGGGGGGCCATTTAAAAATTATGGAACAAAGGAAGCAAAACTTAATGATCACCAAAGCCTCTACACTCTTGCTGAGTGCACGCCAAATATAGATGTTTTCTCATGCCGACGCTGTCTAGATAAGATCTTCAACAGCGAAATTCCATGGTGTTGTTTGACGAGTCCAGTGGGAAAAGTATTTTATCCAAGCTGCTATATGATGTTTGGATTGTCGCCAATGAACAGCACTGATCACCAAACTGAATCCAAAAGCACGGTTACAG GAAACAAGAAAGGTTGGTCAAGAACACTTATCTTAATTGTTGTCTTCGTGGCTCTCTCGGTGATACTCCTTTCCTTATGCTGCTATTTAAGATggagaaaaacaagaaaaagtagCTATAAGACTCTTCTCGCAAAAATCT TTGGTCATGAAAGTGTCACTTTAAAGGGCTTGCAATTCGAACTCAATATAATTAAGACAGCAACGAATCATTTTTCGCAGCAGAATAAGATTGGAAAAGGGGGATTTGGAGAAGTTTACAAG GGTGTTCTTCCCGATGGACGACAAGTAGCTGTTAAAAGGCTTTCAAGATGTTCTAAGCAAGGTTCAATTGAGTTCAAAAATGAAGTTTTATTGATAGCCAAATTACAACACAAAAATCTTGTGGCATTTATAGGATTTTGTttagaagaagaggaaaaaatTCTTATTTACGAATATATGCCGAAAGGAAgtcttgattattttttatttg ATAATACTCAATCAGACAAGTTAAGTTGGTCTGAACGTTACAAGATTATAGAAGGAACTGCTCTAGGAATTTTATATTTACATGATTATTCACGACTTAAAATTATACATCGAGATCTTAAACCTAGTAATGTTCTCTTAGACGAGAACATGAATCCTAAAATATCAGATTTTGGTATGGCTAAAATTGTTGATTTGGATCAAGACCGTGGAAATACCAATAAAATTGTTGGAACATA TGGATATATGTCACCAGAGTATGCAATGCTTGGACAGTTTTCTGAAAAGTCAGATGTTTTTAGTTTTGGTATCATGGTTCTTGAAATTATTACTGGAAAAAGAAATGTGAATGTTTACAAATCACAATACGAAGCACAATATGAATCACATACTCTTATGGAAGGCTTCATGGGTTAT GTTTGGAGACAATGGAAGGATGAAAGATTATTAAGTATCTTGGACTCCAATATAAAGGAAGATTTTTCAGAAGTAGAGGTTCTTAAATGTATTAATATTGGTTTATTATGTATTCAAGAAGATCCAAATATTAGACCTACCATGTCAACTGTTATTTCATATCTTAACAATCACTCAGAATTGTCGTCTCCACAAGATCCAACATTTTTCATGCGGAACATACATCACCACATAATTCCACAACAAGGATCAAGTCAAGATGAGAATGGTTACAAACAATCATCTATTAATGATAtgtcagtaagtaatttttatCCAAGATAA